The following are from one region of the Sciurus carolinensis chromosome 5, mSciCar1.2, whole genome shotgun sequence genome:
- the Trim13 gene encoding LOW QUALITY PROTEIN: E3 ubiquitin-protein ligase TRIM13 (The sequence of the model RefSeq protein was modified relative to this genomic sequence to represent the inferred CDS: inserted 1 base in 1 codon), whose translation MELLEEDLTCPICCSLFDDPRVLPCSHNFCKKCLEGLLEGNVRNSLWRPSPFKCPTCRKETSATGVNSLQVNYSLKGIVEKYNKIKVSPKMPVCKGHLGQPLNIFCLTDMQLICGICATRGDHTKHVFCSIEDAYAQERDAFETLFQSFETWRRGDALSRLDTLETSKRKSLQLLTKDSDKVKEFFEKLQHTLDQKKNEILSDFETMKLAVMQAYDPEINKLNTILQEQRMAFNIAEAFKDVSEPIIFLQQMQEFREKIKVIKETPLPPSTLPTSPLMKNFDTSQWEDIKLVDVDKLSLPQDTGTFISKIPWRFYQLLVVVLLLGLLIFLIFFGPTVFLEWSLFDEMAIWKDHLSNFSXYLTKSADFVEQSVFYWEQLTNGFFIFSERVKNFTLVVLNNVAEFVCKYKLL comes from the exons ATGGAGCTGCTTGAAGAAGATCTCACGTGTCCAATTTGTTGCAGTCTGTTCGATGATCCTCGAGTTTTGCCTTGTTCACATAACTTCTGCAAAAAATGCTTAGAAGGTCTCTTGGAGGGGAATGTGCGGAATTCGTTGTGGAGACCTTCTCCATTCAAGTGCCCTACATGCCGTAAGGAAACTTCAGCTACTGGAGTTAATAGCCTGCAGGTTAATTACTCCCTGAAAGGTATTGTGGAGAAATACAACAAAATCAAGGTCTCTCCCAAGATGCCAGTGTGCAAAGGACACTTGGGGCAGCCTCTAAACATTTTCTGCCTAACTGATATGCAGCTAATTTGTGGGATTTGTGCTACTCGAGGTGACCACACCAAGCATGTCTTCTGTTCTATTGAAGATGCCTACGCTCAGGAAAGGGATGCCTTTGAGACCCTCTTCCAGAGTTTTGAGACCTGGCGTCGGGGAGATGCTCTTTCTCGCTTGGATACCTTGGAAACTAGTAAGAGGAAATCCCTACAGTTACTGACTAAAGATTCGGATAAAGTGAAGGAATTTTTTGAGAAGTTACAACACACATTGgatcaaaagaagaatgaaatcctgtctgaCTTTGAGACCATGAAACTTGCAGTTATGCAAGCCTATGACCCAGAGATCAACAAACTGAACACCATCTTGCAGGAGCAACGAATGGCCTTTAATATTGCTGAGGCTTTCAAAGATGTGTCAGAACCCATCATATTTCTGCAACAGATGCAGGAGTTCAGGGAGAAAATCAAAGTAATCAAGGAAACTCCTTTACCCCCCTCTACTTTGCCCACAAGTCCTTTAATGAAGAACTTTGATACCAGTCAGTGGGAGGACATAAAACTAGTAGATGTAGATAAACTTTCTTTGCCTCAAGATACTGGCACATTCATTAGCAAGATTCCTTGGAGATTCTATCAGTTACTTGTGGTAGTCCTTCTACTTGgcctcctcattttcctcattttctttggtCCTACTGTATTCCTAGAATGGTCTTTATTTGATGAAATGGCAATTTGGAAAGACCATCTTTCGAATTTCA TTTATCTGACTAAATCAGCTGATTTTGTAGAACAATCAGTATTTTACTGGGAACAACTGACAAAtgggtttttcattttcagtgaaaGAGTCAAGAATTTTACTTTGGTGGTGCTAAATAATGTGGCAGAATTTGTGTGCAAATATAAACTATTATAA